In one Pseudomonas sp. MM211 genomic region, the following are encoded:
- the mpl gene encoding UDP-N-acetylmuramate:L-alanyl-gamma-D-glutamyl-meso-diaminopimelate ligase, whose translation MHIHILGICGTFMGSLAVLAKELGHRVTGSDANVYPPMSTQLEAQGIELMQGYDPAHLQPAPDLVVVGNAMSRGNPAVEYVLNKGLPYVSGPQWLADHVLQGRWVMAVAGTHGKTSSSSMLAWVLEHAGMAPGFLIGGVPQNFGISARLGDTPFFVVEADEYDSAFFDKRSKFVHYRPRTAILNNLEFDHADIFPDLAAIERQFHHLVRIIPGEGLVIHPASETALARVIGMGCWTPVQTTGEGGQWQARLLAADGSRFEVSFDGKVEGVVEWGLTGQHNVANALAVLAAARHVGVVPALGIEALGRFINAKRRMEKVAEVKGVTVYDDFAHHPTAIATTLDGLRKRVGDEQVIAIIEPRSNSMKLGAHRDGLAHSAVQADAVFWYAPPNLGWDLAATVAGASNPTQVCDSLEAIIAGVKALVRPGTQVVIMSNGGFGGLHGKLAAALEA comes from the coding sequence ATGCATATCCACATTCTCGGCATCTGCGGTACGTTCATGGGGTCGCTGGCCGTGCTGGCCAAGGAGCTGGGCCATCGCGTCACCGGTTCCGATGCCAATGTCTATCCGCCCATGAGTACCCAGCTCGAGGCCCAGGGCATCGAGCTGATGCAGGGCTACGATCCCGCTCACCTGCAGCCGGCACCCGATCTGGTGGTGGTAGGCAATGCCATGAGCCGCGGCAACCCGGCGGTGGAGTACGTGCTCAACAAGGGGCTGCCCTACGTGTCCGGGCCTCAGTGGCTGGCCGACCATGTGCTGCAGGGCCGTTGGGTGATGGCGGTGGCGGGCACCCACGGCAAGACCAGCAGTTCGAGCATGCTCGCCTGGGTGCTCGAGCACGCGGGCATGGCGCCGGGCTTCCTGATTGGTGGCGTGCCGCAGAACTTCGGCATTTCCGCGCGTCTGGGCGATACGCCGTTCTTCGTGGTCGAGGCCGATGAATACGACAGCGCGTTCTTCGACAAGCGCAGCAAGTTCGTCCACTACCGCCCGCGTACCGCGATCCTCAACAACCTCGAGTTCGACCACGCGGATATCTTTCCGGATCTCGCGGCCATCGAGCGGCAGTTCCACCATCTGGTGCGGATCATTCCCGGCGAAGGCCTGGTCATCCACCCAGCCAGCGAAACCGCCTTGGCGCGGGTGATCGGCATGGGCTGCTGGACGCCCGTGCAGACCACTGGCGAAGGTGGGCAGTGGCAGGCGCGCCTGCTCGCAGCCGACGGCTCGCGGTTCGAGGTGAGTTTCGATGGCAAGGTCGAGGGCGTGGTGGAGTGGGGGCTGACCGGCCAGCACAACGTCGCCAATGCGCTGGCTGTGCTGGCTGCGGCGCGGCATGTCGGTGTCGTGCCGGCGCTGGGCATCGAGGCGCTGGGACGTTTCATCAATGCCAAGCGGCGTATGGAGAAGGTCGCCGAAGTGAAGGGTGTGACCGTCTATGACGACTTCGCCCATCACCCGACTGCCATCGCGACCACCCTCGACGGCCTGCGCAAGCGTGTGGGTGATGAGCAGGTCATCGCGATCATCGAACCGCGCTCCAACTCCATGAAACTCGGCGCCCATCGCGATGGCCTGGCGCACTCCGCCGTGCAGGCCGATGCGGTGTTCTGGTACGCGCCGCCGAACCTGGGCTGGGATCTGGCGGCCACTGTTGCCGGCGCATCCAATCCCACTCAGGTCTGCGATTCGCTGGAGGCGATCATCGCTGGGGTCAAGGCGCTGGTTCGCCCTGGTACCCAGGTGGTGATCATGAGCAATGGTGGTTTCGGCGGCTTGCACGGCAAGCTGGCCGCGGCGCTGGAGGCATGA
- the ubiX gene encoding flavin prenyltransferase UbiX, whose product MAGPERITLAMTGASGAQYGLRLLDCLVREDREVHFLISKAAQLVMATETDVSLPAKPQAMQAFLTEYTGATDGQIRVYGKEDWMAPVASGSGAPSAMVVVPCSTGTLSAIATGACNNLIERAADVALKERRQLILVPREAPYSSIHLEHMLKLSNLGVTILPASPGFYHQPQTVDDLVDFVVARILNCLNIPQDMLPRWGEHHLNSGDE is encoded by the coding sequence GTGGCCGGCCCGGAGCGCATTACTCTCGCCATGACCGGCGCCTCCGGTGCGCAGTATGGGTTGCGGCTGCTCGACTGCCTGGTGCGTGAGGACCGGGAAGTGCACTTCCTGATTTCCAAGGCCGCGCAGCTGGTGATGGCCACCGAGACGGACGTCAGCCTGCCGGCCAAGCCCCAGGCCATGCAGGCGTTTCTCACCGAATACACCGGCGCCACCGATGGGCAGATTCGTGTCTACGGCAAGGAAGACTGGATGGCCCCGGTGGCGTCCGGCTCCGGCGCACCCTCGGCCATGGTGGTGGTGCCGTGCAGCACCGGCACCCTGTCGGCGATCGCCACCGGCGCCTGCAACAACCTGATCGAGCGTGCCGCCGACGTGGCCCTCAAGGAGCGCCGCCAGCTGATTCTGGTACCGCGTGAGGCGCCATACTCGAGCATTCATCTCGAGCACATGCTCAAGCTTTCCAATCTGGGCGTGACCATCCTGCCGGCCTCGCCTGGTTTCTATCACCAGCCGCAGACTGTGGATGACCTGGTCGACTTCGTGGTCGCGCGGATTCTCAACTGCCTGAATATTCCTCAGGACATGCTGCCGCGCTGGGGCGAGCATCACCTCAACAGTGGCGATGAGTAA
- a CDS encoding YceK/YidQ family lipoprotein — translation MSKHTLCAVLLACLHMGGCATARTLDAAKPGAPVVYAGTRLDWYALQGGCCPVERFGAEAPAYAAVDLPASALLDTLLLPLSLAKALGIGLQVSGGG, via the coding sequence ATGAGTAAGCACACGCTCTGCGCCGTGTTGCTGGCCTGCCTGCATATGGGCGGCTGCGCCACCGCGCGCACGCTGGACGCCGCCAAGCCCGGTGCGCCGGTGGTTTACGCCGGTACCCGGCTGGACTGGTATGCGCTGCAGGGCGGTTGCTGCCCGGTCGAGCGTTTCGGGGCCGAGGCGCCTGCCTATGCTGCGGTCGACCTGCCGGCCAGCGCCTTGCTCGATACCCTGCTGTTGCCGCTTTCGCTGGCCAAGGCCCTGGGTATTGGTTTGCAGGTCAGTGGGGGAGGTTGA
- a CDS encoding 2-hydroxyacid dehydrogenase gives MKPHLLILNPLSEASLARIAERFEVTHAPNAAAREAAISEHADRVQAVLTIGTIGLTGEEIARLPKLGFVGTLGVGYEKVDLEAARARGIAMSNGAGSNADCVADHAMALLLAAIRDVRRLDVACRAGIWRDALPMTDGVCGKRLGILGLGAIGEKLARRAAAFDMPVGYHNRSAKADSPHRYFASALELARWSDCLVVAIPGGASTFHLVNTEVLDALGPQGYLVNVARGSVVDTAALGSALREKRIRAAALDVYESEPLPPSELLDLDNLTITPHVGGNSPQALEQSLTQFLENIDRHFRGEPLLTPI, from the coding sequence ATGAAACCGCACCTGCTGATTCTCAACCCGCTCAGCGAGGCCAGCCTGGCACGTATCGCCGAGCGCTTCGAGGTAACTCATGCGCCCAATGCTGCAGCGCGGGAAGCGGCCATCTCGGAGCACGCCGACCGCGTGCAGGCGGTACTGACCATCGGCACCATCGGCCTGACCGGCGAAGAAATCGCCCGCCTGCCGAAACTGGGCTTCGTCGGCACCCTCGGCGTGGGCTATGAAAAGGTCGACCTGGAGGCAGCCCGTGCCCGTGGCATCGCCATGAGCAACGGCGCCGGCAGCAACGCCGACTGCGTCGCCGATCACGCCATGGCCCTGCTGCTGGCAGCCATTCGCGATGTGCGCCGCCTGGACGTCGCCTGCCGCGCCGGCATCTGGCGCGATGCGCTGCCGATGACCGATGGTGTGTGCGGCAAGCGCCTGGGCATTCTCGGCCTCGGTGCCATCGGCGAAAAACTCGCCCGCCGCGCAGCGGCCTTCGACATGCCGGTGGGCTATCACAATCGCTCGGCCAAAGCGGACAGCCCGCATCGCTACTTCGCCAGCGCTCTGGAACTGGCGCGCTGGAGCGACTGCCTGGTGGTGGCCATTCCTGGCGGCGCCTCGACCTTCCATCTGGTCAACACCGAGGTGCTCGACGCGCTAGGGCCGCAGGGTTATCTGGTCAACGTGGCGCGCGGCAGCGTGGTGGACACCGCCGCGCTGGGCAGCGCACTGCGCGAAAAACGCATCCGTGCCGCGGCGCTGGATGTCTACGAAAGCGAGCCGCTACCGCCCAGCGAGCTGCTCGACCTCGACAACCTGACCATCACCCCGCACGTGGGCGGCAACTCGCCCCAGGCGCTGGAACAGTCGTTGACGCAGTTCCTCGAGAATATCGACCGGCATTTCCGCGGTGAGCCGCTGCTGACGCCGATCTAA
- a CDS encoding YbaK/EbsC family protein — translation MSLQSVRAFFAEKAPDLHVIELDTSTATVALAAEAHSVEPGQIAKTLAFRMGERNLLIVARGDARIDNRKIKETFGSKAKMLDADSVLALTSHPVGGVCPFGLATPLPVYCDVSLRAFEEVVPAAGSIHSAVRISPTRMAELVEAEWVDVCQSLPVESHEVAAP, via the coding sequence ATGAGCCTGCAATCCGTTCGTGCCTTCTTCGCCGAGAAGGCGCCTGACCTGCACGTCATCGAACTCGACACCAGCACCGCTACCGTGGCCCTGGCGGCCGAGGCCCACAGCGTGGAGCCCGGGCAGATCGCCAAGACCCTGGCCTTTCGCATGGGCGAGCGAAATCTGCTGATCGTCGCCCGCGGCGATGCGCGCATCGATAACCGCAAGATCAAGGAAACCTTCGGCAGCAAGGCCAAGATGCTCGATGCCGACAGCGTACTCGCCCTGACCAGTCACCCGGTCGGCGGTGTGTGCCCGTTCGGCCTCGCCACGCCACTGCCGGTGTATTGCGATGTATCACTGCGCGCGTTCGAAGAAGTGGTGCCGGCTGCTGGCAGTATCCACAGCGCAGTGCGTATCAGCCCGACGCGCATGGCCGAACTGGTCGAAGCCGAGTGGGTGGACGTGTGCCAGTCGCTGCCCGTTGAAAGCCACGAAGTCGCGGCCCCCTGA
- a CDS encoding IMPACT family protein, translating to MSFLLLAPCDYREEIRKSRFLAQARAINHAADAQALIEQLSDPSASHNCWAWKLGQQYRFSDDGEPGGTAGRPILAAIEAQGFDGVAVVVTRWYGGIQLGTGGLARAYGGSANKCLQNAERQEQVARLSCSCHCGFAELALLKSRLGEFDAVLEQETFDALGAELQLAVPQTHIDALQRLLADISRGRSRLQLPD from the coding sequence ATGTCCTTTCTGTTACTCGCTCCTTGCGACTACCGCGAGGAGATCCGCAAGAGCCGCTTTCTCGCCCAGGCCCGCGCCATTAACCATGCAGCGGACGCTCAGGCGCTCATCGAGCAGCTCAGCGACCCAAGCGCGTCGCACAACTGCTGGGCCTGGAAGCTCGGCCAACAGTATCGTTTCAGTGACGACGGCGAGCCCGGCGGCACCGCAGGCCGGCCGATCCTCGCCGCCATCGAGGCTCAAGGGTTCGATGGCGTGGCCGTGGTGGTGACGCGCTGGTACGGCGGCATCCAGCTCGGTACCGGCGGCCTGGCCCGCGCCTACGGCGGCAGCGCCAACAAATGCCTGCAGAACGCCGAGCGTCAGGAGCAGGTGGCGCGCCTCTCCTGTTCCTGCCATTGCGGGTTCGCCGAGCTGGCGTTGCTCAAATCACGCCTGGGCGAGTTCGATGCCGTACTGGAGCAGGAAACCTTCGACGCCCTTGGCGCCGAGCTGCAACTGGCCGTGCCGCAGACGCACATCGACGCCCTGCAGCGCCTGCTCGCCGACATCAGCCGCGGGCGTAGCCGCCTGCAATTGCCTGACTGA
- a CDS encoding TetR/AcrR family transcriptional regulator, which yields MSLDALAPSATSGKPNGRIRQKNIEAIIAAAEDEFARHGFKGTSMNTIAQAVGLPKANLHYYFSSKQGLYLAVLNNILTLWDSAFSNLRVDDDPAEALERYIRAKMEYSRRYPKASRIFAMEVISGGVCLSQHFGKDHQSWFRERAAVFESWIADGKMDAVDPMHLIFLLWGSTQHYADFASEICRVSGRSRLTKQDYQAAADNLVRIILKGCGLKPSV from the coding sequence ATGTCCCTCGACGCCCTCGCCCCTAGCGCCACTTCCGGCAAGCCGAATGGCCGGATCCGGCAGAAGAACATAGAAGCGATCATCGCTGCCGCCGAAGACGAGTTCGCACGGCACGGCTTCAAGGGCACCAGCATGAACACCATCGCCCAGGCGGTGGGCCTGCCCAAGGCCAACCTGCATTATTACTTCAGCAGCAAGCAGGGCCTGTACCTGGCGGTGCTGAATAACATCCTCACCCTGTGGGACAGCGCCTTCAGCAATCTGCGCGTCGACGATGATCCGGCCGAGGCCCTGGAGCGCTACATTCGCGCCAAGATGGAGTACTCGCGCCGCTACCCCAAGGCTTCACGCATCTTCGCCATGGAAGTGATCAGCGGCGGTGTGTGCCTGTCGCAGCATTTCGGCAAGGATCACCAGAGCTGGTTTCGCGAGCGTGCGGCAGTTTTCGAAAGCTGGATCGCCGACGGCAAGATGGATGCGGTGGATCCCATGCACCTGATTTTCCTGCTCTGGGGCAGCACCCAGCATTACGCCGACTTCGCCTCCGAGATCTGTCGTGTCAGCGGTCGCTCGCGACTGACCAAGCAGGATTACCAGGCCGCTGCCGATAACCTGGTGCGCATCATCCTCAAGGGCTGCGGACTGAAGCCGAGCGTCTGA
- a CDS encoding aldo/keto reductase: MPNRRHFLQGSAALMTLAAGSQLLPGFAFAANPAPLLQRKIPSSGEALPVIGLGTSQTFNVSLDDASLKPLDEVVRAFINGGATLIDTAPSYGTAEAVTGELLKRTKTQGKAFLASKLSSTGRERGLAQFEASLKALQTDKMDLLQVHNLQDTTTQLALARELREQGKVRYIGITHYIESAHDDLLEVLAKEKVDFVQLNYSVGERNAEKRLLPYCAEHGIATLINRPFQRAQLLGRVKGKPLPEWANEIDATSWAQLLLKFILANEAVTAVIPATSNPRYVVDNLKAGQGRLPNAELRERIVQAFS, from the coding sequence ATGCCTAATCGTCGCCATTTCCTGCAGGGCAGCGCTGCCCTGATGACCCTCGCGGCCGGTAGCCAGTTGTTGCCGGGCTTCGCTTTCGCCGCGAATCCGGCCCCGCTGCTGCAACGCAAGATTCCCTCGAGTGGCGAGGCGCTGCCGGTGATCGGCCTGGGCACGTCGCAAACCTTCAACGTAAGCCTCGACGACGCCAGCCTGAAACCGTTGGACGAGGTAGTGCGCGCCTTCATCAATGGCGGTGCCACGCTGATCGATACCGCCCCCAGTTACGGCACCGCCGAAGCGGTGACCGGCGAGCTGCTCAAGCGCACCAAGACCCAGGGCAAGGCATTTCTCGCTTCCAAGCTGTCGAGCACCGGACGCGAGCGCGGCCTGGCGCAGTTCGAGGCGAGCCTGAAAGCCCTGCAGACCGACAAGATGGACCTGCTACAGGTGCACAACCTGCAGGACACCACCACGCAGTTGGCGTTGGCCCGTGAGCTGCGCGAACAGGGCAAGGTGCGCTACATCGGTATCACCCATTACATCGAGTCGGCCCACGACGACCTGCTCGAGGTGCTGGCCAAGGAGAAGGTCGACTTCGTCCAACTCAACTATTCGGTGGGCGAGCGCAATGCCGAGAAACGCCTGCTGCCCTACTGTGCCGAGCACGGCATCGCCACGCTGATCAACCGTCCGTTCCAGCGTGCGCAGCTGCTCGGCCGGGTGAAAGGCAAGCCGCTGCCGGAGTGGGCCAACGAGATCGATGCGACGTCCTGGGCGCAGTTGCTGCTCAAGTTCATCCTCGCCAACGAAGCGGTTACCGCGGTGATTCCGGCCACCTCGAACCCGCGCTATGTGGTCGACAATCTCAAGGCAGGCCAGGGCCGGCTGCCCAATGCCGAGCTGCGCGAGCGCATCGTCCAGGCCTTCAGTTGA
- a CDS encoding LysR family transcriptional regulator — MSVRRPEPLAQVSDFDIRLLKLFRSVVECGGFSAAESALGIGRSAISQQMSDLEQRLGLRLCQRGRAGFALTEEGREVYQSTQQLLAALESFRTEVNGLHQHLRGELNIGLTDNLVTVPHMRITGALARLKDRGPDVRVHIRMTPPSEVEQGVLDGRLHVGVVPMVGGLSGLDYQPLYDERSLLYCAVGHPLFYVDDKELPDERLNAQDAIAPTFRLPPDIQNHYQALNCTASASDREGMAFLILTGRYIGYLPDHYAAAWIKEGRLRALKADTRFYDLNLASVTRKGRRPHLVLETFLEELAASA, encoded by the coding sequence ATGAGCGTTCGACGCCCGGAGCCCCTGGCTCAGGTCAGCGATTTCGATATTCGCCTGCTCAAGCTGTTTCGCAGCGTGGTCGAGTGCGGTGGTTTTTCCGCTGCGGAGAGCGCGCTGGGCATCGGTCGCTCGGCGATCAGCCAGCAGATGAGCGACCTGGAGCAGCGCCTCGGCCTGCGCCTGTGCCAGCGCGGCCGCGCCGGCTTCGCGCTGACCGAAGAAGGGCGCGAGGTGTACCAGTCGACACAGCAGTTGCTGGCCGCGCTGGAGAGTTTTCGCACCGAGGTCAACGGCCTGCACCAGCACCTGCGCGGCGAGCTGAATATCGGCCTGACCGACAACCTGGTGACGGTGCCGCACATGCGCATCACCGGCGCCCTCGCCCGCCTCAAGGATCGCGGCCCGGACGTACGCGTGCATATCCGCATGACGCCCCCCAGCGAGGTCGAACAGGGCGTGCTCGACGGGCGCCTGCACGTGGGCGTGGTGCCGATGGTTGGCGGCCTTTCCGGCCTCGATTACCAACCGCTGTACGACGAGCGCTCGCTGCTCTACTGCGCCGTCGGCCACCCGTTGTTCTATGTGGATGACAAGGAACTGCCGGACGAACGCCTCAATGCCCAGGACGCCATCGCCCCGACCTTTCGCCTGCCACCGGACATCCAGAACCACTACCAGGCCCTGAACTGCACAGCCAGCGCCTCGGATCGCGAAGGCATGGCCTTTCTGATCCTCACCGGGCGCTATATCGGCTACCTGCCGGATCACTACGCAGCCGCCTGGATCAAGGAAGGCCGCCTGCGTGCGCTGAAAGCCGACACGCGCTTCTACGACCTCAACCTGGCCTCGGTGACGCGCAAGGGCCGCCGCCCGCACCTGGTGCTGGAGACCTTTCTCGAGGAGCTGGCGGCGAGCGCGTGA
- a CDS encoding aspartate aminotransferase family protein, translating to MNMPQTATPPLASQLKLDAHWMPFSANRSFQRDPRIIVSAEGSWLTDDSGRKVYDSLSGLCTCGAGHCRKEIQEAVAKQLGTLDYSPGFQYAHPLSFKLAEEVADLMPGDLNHVFFTGSGSECADTAVKMAKAYWRLKGQASKTRMIGRARGYHGVNIAGTALGGIGGNRKMYGQLMDVDHLPHTLQPGMAFTRGAAETGGVELANEMLKLIELHDASNIAAVIVEPMSGSAGVLVPPAGYLQRLREICTQHNILLIFDEVITAFGRMGKWTGAEYFGVTPDIVNVAKQITNGAVPMGAVIATREIYQTFMGQPTPEHMIEFTHGYTYSAHPVACAAGLASLELLKRENLVQQSAELAPKFENAIHGLKGAKHIVDIRNCGLAGAIQLAPRDGDPSIRPFEAGVALWKAGFYVRFGGDGLQFGPMFNAKIEDLDRVFSAVGDVLQRID from the coding sequence ATGAACATGCCGCAGACCGCCACGCCGCCCCTGGCCAGCCAGCTCAAGCTGGATGCCCACTGGATGCCGTTTTCCGCCAACCGCAGCTTTCAGCGCGACCCGCGGATCATCGTCAGCGCCGAAGGCTCCTGGCTGACCGACGACTCCGGTCGCAAGGTCTACGACAGCCTGTCCGGCCTGTGCACCTGCGGCGCCGGTCACTGCCGCAAGGAGATTCAGGAAGCAGTCGCCAAGCAGCTCGGCACCCTCGATTACTCGCCGGGCTTTCAGTACGCCCATCCGCTGTCGTTCAAGCTGGCCGAGGAAGTCGCCGACCTGATGCCGGGTGACCTCAACCACGTGTTCTTCACCGGCTCCGGTTCCGAGTGCGCCGATACCGCCGTGAAGATGGCCAAGGCCTACTGGCGCCTGAAGGGCCAGGCCAGCAAGACCCGCATGATCGGCCGCGCCCGTGGTTACCACGGCGTCAACATCGCCGGCACCGCGCTCGGCGGCATTGGTGGCAACCGCAAGATGTACGGCCAGTTGATGGATGTGGATCACCTGCCGCATACCCTGCAGCCGGGCATGGCCTTCACCAGGGGCGCGGCCGAGACTGGCGGCGTCGAACTGGCCAACGAGATGCTCAAGCTGATCGAGCTGCATGACGCCTCCAACATTGCCGCGGTGATCGTCGAGCCGATGTCCGGCTCGGCCGGCGTCCTCGTGCCGCCTGCCGGTTATCTGCAGCGCCTGCGCGAGATCTGCACCCAGCACAACATCCTGCTGATCTTCGACGAAGTGATCACCGCGTTCGGGCGCATGGGCAAATGGACGGGCGCTGAGTATTTCGGCGTCACCCCGGACATCGTCAACGTCGCCAAGCAGATCACCAACGGCGCCGTGCCCATGGGCGCGGTGATCGCCACCCGCGAGATCTACCAGACCTTCATGGGCCAGCCGACGCCCGAGCACATGATCGAATTCACCCACGGCTACACCTACTCCGCCCACCCGGTCGCCTGCGCCGCCGGCCTGGCTTCGCTGGAGCTGCTCAAACGCGAGAACCTGGTGCAGCAGTCCGCCGAGCTGGCGCCGAAGTTCGAGAACGCCATCCATGGCCTCAAGGGCGCCAAGCACATCGTCGACATCCGCAACTGCGGCCTCGCTGGCGCGATCCAGCTGGCGCCCCGTGATGGCGACCCGTCGATCCGTCCCTTCGAGGCCGGTGTGGCACTGTGGAAAGCCGGCTTCTACGTACGTTTCGGCGGCGACGGCCTGCAGTTCGGGCCGATGTTCAACGCCAAGATCGAAGACCTCGACCGCGTGTTCAGCGCCGTGGGCGATGTCCTGCAAAGGATCGACTGA
- a CDS encoding cupin domain-containing protein: protein MAVRQQAVATVQVDNDEVIVTEWRFAPGSETGRHRHGYDYVVVPMTDGTLLLETPEGDRHAPLVAGQSYFRKAGVEHNVINASDHEVVFVETEIKAH from the coding sequence ATGGCTGTCCGACAGCAGGCGGTAGCCACCGTGCAGGTGGATAACGACGAGGTGATCGTCACCGAATGGCGGTTCGCGCCGGGTAGCGAAACCGGTCGCCACCGGCATGGTTACGATTACGTGGTGGTGCCCATGACCGACGGCACGCTGCTGCTGGAAACCCCGGAGGGCGACAGGCACGCCCCGCTGGTGGCCGGGCAGAGCTACTTCCGCAAGGCGGGGGTGGAACACAACGTGATCAACGCCAGCGACCATGAAGTGGTCTTCGTCGAAACCGAAATCAAAGCGCATTGA